In Nitrososphaerota archaeon, the genomic stretch CAGGCACCCTCGACGACAAGGACTACTTTCCCTGGGAGAGGAGGTTCCTCGACAGTGGGGTCTCCGCGGCTGAGGTCAGGAGGAGGCAGAAGGAGACATTCCTCCATCTCGAGGTTTGGAACTTCCCTGAGCTGATCGACATCAGGCCGGACAGAGGAGGGACATACATCCATGCGGCCACCGAGGCTTTCAACGAGGAGGGTGAACAAGAGGAGACGGCCATCCGCAACTGGATCGACCACATGGGGTTCAGCTATCATCAGCTTCACGCGTCGGGGCACGCGCCGGGAGGCGAGGTCGGAGAGCTGGTCCGGCGGGTGGGGGCGAAGAAGGTCGTCCCTGTGCACACCGAACACCCCGAACTCTTCCGGAGGTTCAGGAGGAAGTCGGAGTGGGAGCTGGTGGTGCCGGCCAAGGGCAGGCCTATCCCAGTCGCGGCGAGCTGACAACTTATTACGGTCTCGGGTGCATATCATGGGTTGCACCGTCTTAGGTTCGCCCCAGGGCGGTGGAACTTGGAGGACGCCCTTCCTAGTGGCGAAGGGGAGCGGACGGATAGGAAGTTGGAGGAAATCAGGGCGAAGGCGAAGCGCTTTGAGGGACTCCGAGCGGGTATGGGAGGTTTCTCAAGGGAGGAACTCAAGTCCGCGCTTGGGCTGTACGAGGAAGTAGTTGACGGCCTGTTGAGGACCAGCGCCCAGGCCTACATGAGGTACTCCACTGACACCGCCGACCAGCAGGTCAAGGCGACCCTCGACCTGGTCGAAGACCTCAGGGCCGATGTAGATAACACGGTGCTCTTCTTCAGGTTGTGGTGGACAGCCCTCGACGGGTCCACGGCTGCGTCCCTGACCCCGGAGAACCCTGACTACCGCTATCTCCTCGGATACTGGAGGAAGCTGAAGCCTCACGTCCTCGACGAGAAGGTCGAACAGGCGGTCAACCTCAAGAACGTGACAGGGTTCCTGGGCTGGACCCACCACTATGACCAGGTCACATCTGGGTTCACCTTCACGATGAAGGTCAGGGGAGAGGTGGTCAAGGACGCCTCGGGGAAGCCAAAGAAAATGGTGGCCGAGGAGGTAATCAAGCTCTTCGCCTCTCCCGACCCGGCCCGACGAGAGGGGGCCTACAGGGCGCTCCTTGGGAGGTACGCCGAAGAGGGGGCAGTCGTCGGTGAGGTCTACAGGACCATCGTCCGGGACTGGAGGAACGAGTACGTCAAGATGCGCGGCTATCCGAGCGCCATCGCCATGCGCAACCTGGAGAACGACGTCCCCGACCGCGCCGTTGACACCCTGCTGGCGGCGTGCAGGAAGAACGCCTTTGTCTTCCAGGATTTTTTCAGGCTAAAGGCCAAGATACTGGGGAGGAAGATGACGAGGTATCACATCTACGCTCCCCTCGCCCTGAAAGAGAAGAAGGTGGGATACGGAGAGGCGGTGAACACTGTAATCGATGCATACAACGAGTTCGACCCCAGGGTCGCAGAGTTAGTGAAGAAGGTCTTCGAGGAAGAGCACGTCGATGCCTCTCCGAGGAGGGGCAAGACCCACGGGGCCTACTGCTACAGCATAACGCCGAAGGTAGTCCCCTATGTGTTCCTGAACTTCGCCGGGGTCACCCGCGATGTCTACACCATTGCCCACGAGCTGGGGCACGCGATCCACGGCCAGCTCGCATCGTCTCATTCTGTCCTGA encodes the following:
- a CDS encoding M3 family oligoendopeptidase, which encodes MHRLRFAPGRWNLEDALPSGEGERTDRKLEEIRAKAKRFEGLRAGMGGFSREELKSALGLYEEVVDGLLRTSAQAYMRYSTDTADQQVKATLDLVEDLRADVDNTVLFFRLWWTALDGSTAASLTPENPDYRYLLGYWRKLKPHVLDEKVEQAVNLKNVTGFLGWTHHYDQVTSGFTFTMKVRGEVVKDASGKPKKMVAEEVIKLFASPDPARREGAYRALLGRYAEEGAVVGEVYRTIVRDWRNEYVKMRGYPSAIAMRNLENDVPDRAVDTLLAACRKNAFVFQDFFRLKAKILGRKMTRYHIYAPLALKEKKVGYGEAVNTVIDAYNEFDPRVAELVKKVFEEEHVDASPRRGKTHGAYCYSITPKVVPYVFLNFAGVTRDVYTIAHELGHAIHGQLASSHSVLTFQPPLVLAETASVFGEMILFDKFMREEKDVEMKRAVLLEKITSMYSTIARQAYFVVFESQAHPAVNEGATVSDLCTLYSKSLRDQFGSAVEVPEEFKWEWTYIPHIFHTPFYCYAYAFGNLLSLALYDAYSREGREFVPKYLKLLAYGGSKSPAGILGEVGVDISSAKLWESGFGVIRRMVRDLQKL